A window from Citrus sinensis cultivar Valencia sweet orange chromosome 5, DVS_A1.0, whole genome shotgun sequence encodes these proteins:
- the LOC127902321 gene encoding uncharacterized protein LOC127902321 — protein sequence MILPYRQITTWLVHSFIVKGCLDILSFLQVTSLKNLTRTNFEDWRESILFYLSTSNRDLALKVDEPAKPTDKSTVVEKAEWVAWDESNRHCLDTMKYTIDRTTRDNIPTCDKAKDYLATVGGNFNKVNKAEKGNYLRLLANTQYDGVSRVREHILKMSSYPKKLKDMDVNLPDDYLVFQILEFLPPQFGNLRSQYNTQRDTWNITELTVYVV from the exons ATGATACTGCCCTATCGGCAAATCACTACTTG GTTAGTGCACTCTTTTATTGTTAAAGGATGCCTAGATATTCTCTCCTTTCTCCAAGTTACCTCCCTCAAGAATTTAACTAGGACAAATTTTGAGGACTGGCGTGAgtccattttgttttatttgtctACGTCAAACAGAGACTTGGCATTAAAAGTTGATGAACCAGCCAAGCCCACAGATAAGAGCACTGTTGTTGAGAAAGCAGAGTGGGTAGCTTGGGATGAATCTAATAGACATTGTCTGGATACAATGAAATACACCATTGATAGAACAACTAGAGATAACATCCCTACATGTGATAAGGCCAAAGATTACTTGGCAACTGTTGGAGGAAATTTCAACAAGGTAAATAAGGCAGAAAAGGGTAACTATCTGAGGCTGCTTGCTAATACCCAGTATGATGGTGTTTCTAGGGTAAGAGAGCACATCCTTAAGATGTCTAGTTACCCTAAAAAGTTAAAGGACATGGATGTCAATTTGCCTGATGACTACCTAGTCTTCCAAATACTTGAATTCcttccaccacaatttggCAATCTGAGAAGCCAATACAATACTCAGAGAGACACTTGGAATATCACTGAGTTGACTGTTTATGTGGTTTAA